The Chionomys nivalis chromosome 6, mChiNiv1.1, whole genome shotgun sequence sequence AATGCATCAGCTTGCACACAAATGAAACAGTTAagggagggagaaacagacaTCAGCTGGTGTTGCCCCTGGGTGTTGATCGGAGGTTGATAAGGACACCTGTGTGAAATACAGCCATTGTTCTCGAAGGGAGAAAACCCTGAGCAGGGCTCTTTCCGGATCTCCTGATACCTCGCCGCCAGCTAAAGGTTGCTGTGGTGTCTAGACACCCTTGGGCACCATCCAAAACTGTACCTGCACTGCAGCATCAGGGTGGAGCCCCACGGCCTGCCTGGGTATGGGAGGAAGATGGACTGTTCTCTGGGCATCAACCAGCCAGCATCTAGAGCCACGGCTGCTGCTCCTGGTCGCACATCACACTGCACATCTCTTTAGAACTGGCTGGACTGCCGTGTGCATTTGCATtttgagatgaaaaaaaaaaacccttttgtcCCCCCTATTCACAGCATGAGAacttcaggaaaaaacaaatCGAGGAACTGAAGGGCCAAGAAGTGAGTCCTAAAGTGTACTTCATGAAGCAGACCATCGGAAACTCTTGTGGTACCATCGGGCTGATCCACGCAGTGGCCAATAATCAAGACAAGCTGGAATTTGGTACTTGGGGCTTAATAATTTGGACATCTGTTATTTTTTAAgcggttttgtttttattggtgtgGGCGTGTGCCATAGCATGCCTGTGTGGGTTAGAGTACGTACCTCTCCTTCTCCTTggaggttggggggggggcgactgaactcaggctgtctAGCTGGCTCTCAGTCACCTGCTGTTTAAACTTGAGACGTGGGGTTCAAAGAGTTCACAGCTTAACAGTTACAGTTTATTTCAGTACTAGATAAGCACAAACACACGTGGTGGGGcaggacaggatctcactctgtaattCTGGCTAGCCTGAATTGAATTGaataaactcaaagtgatcctcttgcctcgaCTGCCTGCTggggtttacaggtgtgtgcatccACACCTGTCTTTACAGTTGTTGGAAGCCTGTTAAATCACACAGACTACTCACCTGGATCCAGTCCCACGAATGGAGTTTTGCTGTTTCTCTTTGGAGGGGAGGAAACTAATCCTCCAAGGTCCTGTTGCCCCCATCCCCTGCACAGTGAGCTTCCCAtgtagccttttcttttttcctttctcttctcgcAGCTTTGCAGGGGCTcagatgagaaaaatatttgaggGCCAGCTGGTGTAAAGATTCTCACATATACTCCTTTTAATTCTCAAAATTCTAAGGGACTAAAGGTGACAGCCAGAAAAATGTAGATCAGTAGGGCCTATCTGCAATAGTTCTGTGTCCCCTAGTGACAGAGGGGCCAGGACGGCGGAGAGCCACTGACGCAGGAAGGCATAGCAGTAGGCTGAAACCTTGAAGGATGCAGCTCTGAGCATAGTCAGGTGCAGGGCTTCTGCCCTCCTCCAGGAGAAGCTGAACGGGATGTAGGGAAAGATGTCTGAGCCTGTAAGcctgtaagagcagcaagagtCAGCAAGAAAATGTTATGTTCATGTAGCAGTTACGTGTGATTTAGGCCAAGAATCAGCAAAGCTTAAAAACGCTGGAGAGTAAGTCTTTTAGGCTCTGAGAGCTGTGTGGTCTCTGACTTTGTAGCCGAAAACCTGCCACAGCAATGCTGGAAGCAGATGGGCATGGTTGGGTTtacttaaaactttatttattaaaaataaataatagtaatttaCCATCTCCTAAATTTGAATGGCTGCAGGTGGCTACAAGTTGAATATCCTCAGCACTGTTGCCCCTGCAGATCAAATACAGACCTAGCTACTCAGGatcctgaggcaagaggatcacttgAGCCTATTCAAGGCCACTGAAACCTATGTCCaaaaaaatgtgttgctttttaatAGTTAATTTGTCTAGCAGTGCAAGGCCCTAGGGTtgatctctcacacacacagccacatgcatgcacactcatgcacacttaCATATACATTTGTTTTCACAACAATGCTTGGATTAAAAAGTACCCTTGTGCAGTTTCTAAATTAGAGTGCTTGCTTGTCCATTAGTACCTAGGTCTAGAAGTTCTTTTTCCAGCCTGGTTGTGATGAAGCTGTCTTAGGAAGCTGTGTTTGGtcctttttatttcctctataatTCTTACTTTGACTAGAGTCTGTTCCCGGGATCAGGGGCAATGTTAGAACCATGGTAGAGCCGGGATCCAAGAGTTCATGTGAGTTGGTCCTTCCGTGGAGTTAGAGGATCCCCATCAATCccaggttttgcttttcttttttttggtgaTGGGGATCAAGTCCAGGGCTAGGCAAGTACTATAGGATGGAGCCCACCCTCATCCTCCTCGGAGTTTGAAATAATCCCATGAACCAAATCTGTTAAATTTAGAGCTGAGTTGGAGCTGAGGTCATTTGGAACCATTCTTGCTGCGGTAGGGTCTCCTACCATCTGTACGTATTCTGTTGAGCAGTGGCCTTGCTGATACCAAAGGCAACTGCACTGGGCTCTAAGCCAGGGAGCATAGGTATTCATATTTCTGTCTTAAAACATCTATGCTAATGGCATTCTAGGTCTTCCGTTTGAATTGGGAAGTGTTTCAGAGTCAGCCGCAGACATAGGCTCTTCTTTTAAGGGACTAGGACCCCACAAATACATGATTCAAGTATATGGATGCTGTAAGGAAGTGGTGAGATTTGAGACATGGGTAGGGCAGGATTGGGGTGTCAGGGACCAGGTGAAAGAAAAAGCGGCTGCCCTGGAAGGGTGGGGCAGCTCTTCTGGCTTGAATGCAGCAGCAAAGAGTGGCTGGGAAGCTCTGTGTAAAGGGACAGCTCATCCACATCCCTGAGGCCATGTATAGGTCGTAGGGCCAGGTGTGCAAAGGCCTAAGTGGACAAGAACTGTGTGTGCCCTCTTATATTGTCCAATCTATGCTAATATGTACCTTTTCTTTTGAAGAGGATGGGTCAGTCctgaagcagtttctttctgAAACGGAGAAGATGTCCCCTGAAGACAGAGCGAAGTGCTTTGAGAAGAACGAGGTAGAAAGGGCTTCTGTAGCATCGCTATTACATAGCTCTGGAGGGCTGCACCACATGCTAACGGCTTTCTCTCTCCTGCAGGCCATTCAGGCGGCCCATGACTCCGTGGCCCAGGAGGGCCAGTGTCGGGTAAATACCAATACAAGTATAGACCTGAGTCAGGCTGAACCCACGCgccctctgtctcctgtgggaTAGTTACAGGAATCACTTACTGCAGTGCAGTGGCCTGCAGGTGTTGCCCAGCAAGGCCAGCTGACCCCAGAAAATCCTCCTCTGATAACATACAGAGTTGATCTGTTTCCCTCCTATCATCTGAGAAATCTGCTTGGCAATTAGAATAAGTCAGTGGTCGATTCTGTAATTAGCTTGTAAGAGCCCATGGGTTCAGCTGTAGcaccaaaaaataaagaagccatAGTGTGTAAAGAGACCCCCTAAACTCAATGCAAAATTTAACTTGGAAGCCAGGGCCTGCATTGGCACAGCTGTCTCCTGCCTTCTAGACTTAAAGCAAGATACCCTCCCCTGGGCCCAATCTCCTTCCCACTAAAGAGCATGCAATTGATAGGCCTGCAGAGTTGGCCCAACTGTTCCAGCATTTCCGCCTCTCACTCTTAGAGAGTAAGAGAATGATTTTAACTAAGTTCCATCTACTACCTcactaatttttttctccttgactCTTTTTCAGGCAGATGACAAagtgaattttcattttattctgttcAACAACGTAGATGGCCACCTCTATGAACTTGGTATGTATCGCTCCATCTTGGAATCCAGTAGAATATCTCTCTTATGGACAGCGCTGGTGTGTGACTTTCCAGCAGTATATATGCAGTGATTTATGATGCCATAACTGTATTCCACTGGGGACATTTAGCCCTCTGTCACACCCAGCTGGCCCTCCCCAGGCAACTAAAATGCCCAGTGACAAGCTAGTGAGAAGGTCAGAGTGGCATTGGTTATAGGGTTCATGGCACTCCCTCACCCTGCTCACTTTTGGTGTCCCCTGACGTCGTCCATTTTACACAGGGATCAGTGCCTGAATATGACCTTCTGTAATACAGAAAATGCTTCTGTAAAGTGAATTTGGTAagatttgtttgagacaggctctctttaCCAGcgcctggctgtcctgtaacctattatgtagaccagactggccttgaactcacaaatcaATTTGCCtttacctcctaaatgctggaattaaaggcatgcaccaccattctcAGGTTGTAAAGTGAATTTGGATCTGTTGAGCATCATTTCTATTTATGGAAATAAAGAGGAATATCCATCTTGTAAAATTTGTCCCTTTTACTTTACTGGAAAAGGCTCATAGCTGTCTCCTCTCAGACTTAGACTCCCAAGGGCAAAGGAGACAGGGAATCGGCTGTCACTAAAGCATTCTTTCCTGTAGAGACTGCGTGACGCTGTCTTATCCAAAACACAGGGGTACGGTTCCCCGTTAGGGTAACTGGGTCAGACCTGTGTGATCCCAGCTGTAGACTAGAATTATCAGTGGCTGTGCTCAAACTCGTTGTATCCTGTTGCTCTGAGATCAGGTTTCCCTCGTGGGAATGATAGCAGCCTTTGGAAGAATCTAAAAATCCTTCTGGGTTGGGCAACTACTGTATTCTGAAAATGTGTAAGGAAAGCTGACCCGCCTGGCTTCTTTGTTCTAGATGGGCGAATGCCCTTTCCCGTGAACCATGGCGCCAGTTCAGAGGACGCTCTGCTGCAGGTAATCCTGGGAATGCCTCTCTCTCCGCCGCAGACACGCGTCTTCCCACCACTTCTGTGTAACTGTGCTGACATTCAGAATGCCAGCATCAGCTGTGTTGGTTAATAGCATTCTTTAGGGCTTAAAGATCCTTTAGGCATTCTAGCTGCCTCGCTTTAGAACAAGTGGTTTTAAACAGGATCCTTCAAAGAAGCCCTGGCTAATCTGTTTCGTGTGCCATCTTTAGTTAGAATGGCTTGAAAGCCATTGCTTGGCTTTCGTGTGGGATTAAGGTAGCCCTTGTTTCTTGGTGGGGTTACACCATCCCTAGAGAGTGGAATATCAATTTTCTTTACCTTCCGCAATCCTCTGATGCTTCTCGGTATGGGTTAGCCTTGTTGGGTATATGTTACAAATGTTGGCTAGGtaaattatatcatttcttcccCCATGGTTTACTGGTATTGGAGAGCAGGGGATGCAGGATCACTTGACTAGAGAGGTCTTACAGAGGgccctagttcagttcccagtacccaccatCCAGGCAGCTCCCAGCTCCCTGTCATTTTATGGCATCCACAAACGTACACAAACTCACACAAGCTCATTCTCATAACTAAAAacagtgctggagagacggcttagcgGATGGGTGCTGACGCACTTacagaagatctgggtttgatccctagcaccacgtGGTGACtcgcaaccatctgcaactccttTTCCAGGGGGATCTGAAGTCCCTTtcttgcctccacaggcaccaggcttGCAAGTGGTACCTAGGtactcatgcaggcaaaacatccatatacttaaaaaaaaatttaaaaaatgaaatctttaagaTTCAggattgtagccgggcggtggtggcacacgcctttaatcccagcacttgggaggcagaggcaggcagatctctgtgagttcgagactagcctggtctacaagagctagttccaggacaggctccaaaacccacagagaaaccctgtctcgaaaaatcaaaaaaaaaaaaaaaaaaaaaaaagattcaggacTGTATACCTATCCTGCTAGAAGTGACTATTGAAAACTCAGTTCAGAACTGTTCTGGGCCTTTTTGAcctaaaaatacatctttaggATAGAATCCTGATGCTGTTGCAAAGGAATGTCTTATGATAAAATGTAAGACATTGAGGTATGACTTTATTTGTAGTGGCAACAACAGCTAATGTTCTCTCAGCACTTGGTGTACACAGTGGGGGTCAGCAAAGGTTGTCCGTGAGGAGAAGATAGGAAGTACCAGGGCTTTGTGTGGTACGTGGGCTCTGTGACCGGTGCCCAGAGCTGTGCCTGTCACTCTAAGCTCTGCTAGACGGTAACTAAACAGATGTGTCTACCCATGTCTGCCAAAGGTTTGTTCACCAAACTGGCAGGAGGCTGGGTTTGGCCTGTAGGCTGCAGTTGCTGACTCCTAGGCTGGGTGATTCCCTAAGTGAGTTCTACCTTCTGTTGAGTGTTCCCTTTAATAATGCAGGAAGTGAGACTTCTCCAAGATGAGGATCCAGGATACAGACTAGTGCCTGAGGCTTCTGTGAATTCAACAGTGGAACCCTGGGTCTCGGCCACTGTACACTGAGACCCTTCTTTAGGGGACTGGGCTTTGGAACATCAAGGATCTGGTCACCTCGCAGCACTAGTGTAATGCACgattaattaaaaactcaaagactgaaattggggttcaatccgAAGACCCAAAAAACAaagtagccagccactggctcttaccttaacCTCAGTCCAAAGTGGTGATCCTGGCTCCGGGAATCTCAGAGTGacagtgtctgagagctgtctcctcccattttaaaatcttctctagggctgggattaaaggcgcgcactgcccagtttctatggcaactagtgtggctactgggattaaaggtgtgtgtcaccactgcctggtctgtaaggctgaccaggggagctgttttactctccgatcttcaggcaagctttatttattaaaacgcAAATGAAAAGATACTCTACTAGTGAACCTAGTTATAACAAACCAAGCATGAGGAGTGTACATTAAAGCTGAGCCTGTGGTATAGCGCCCTAGCACCGGAGTCTTTTCCATTGTCTCATCCTTTAAAGTTGATGAGGGTAGACTGCTTGACTAGGCCTTGGAAACACTTTCTCTTTGAAATTCCTGTCTCCAGCAGGTTCCGTATACTAATACCATCCCTCCTTTCCAGGATGCTGCCAAGGTCTGCAGAGAATTCACTGAGCGTGAGCAGGGGGAGGTCCGCTTTTCCGCAGTGGCCCTCTGCAAAGCCGCCTAAGTCCTGGGAAAGAAAACCAGCTGCTCCCCTTCCCCTGGGCAGGCCCACGCGGCCCTGCCCTTGGTCTGCAGCTTTAGCACTTAGAACCACAGCTGTCCTCCTCCGTTCCACAGCCCAGTTACCTCCACCCTTCCCAGGCCACCAGGGAGCTCTGTCACAGCCACGCCAGCGTGAACCTCAGAGGCAAAGCGGTTTCCCCTACTGTGTCTCGTACCTTAATATCTATGGCTTCTTTGGTTTGTGTCTGTAAGTCAAGGCTTTGCGTGTGGTTTGTCTGTCCTTAAAAGGAATAATAAAACTTTTCTGCTGGTAATCAGAGTATCAGCTGATTTTTATGtccccatccccagcaccagtCTTTCAGATGTGATAGATACTTTGACAAGTGAAAGGCAAATGATGCCACAGAGACCAGAGtactgtgggacagtggtcttgtaccctgtaaagatttgtcacctgtattggtttaataaaacactgattggccagtagccaggcaggaagtataggcagggggACCAGAataagagaatgctgggaagaggaaaggctcagtctgcagtcattacccagacaaaaggaagcaagatgagaatgcctcactgataaaaggtacccaagatacatggctaacacagacaagagctatgtgttaatttaatatgtaagagttgttaataagaagcctgagcccctgtttgtttctttgggactcaaTGGCTGCAGAACTGGGTGGGAGAGTAACCCCTGTCAACACCAGAGAACAGCTTTTCAGAAGGGGTTCTCTCTTACCATGttggtgacagggtctctcactgcaggagttctgagattacaggttcACACCATTGCATCTGggttttatgttttgagatggggtctcttgtAGCTCAGACTGCTCTGGAACTggtatagctgaggatgaccctcgactcctggtcctcctgcctccaccttcacaagtgctaagattataggtgtgtgctaacACATTGTTGACACTATGCTGAGGGTCAAAACTCAGGACCCTGTTCGTGCTGGGAAAGCACCCTGACAACTCAGCTATATCCATAGCCCTTCTTTGGTTTTTAACTTCTATGACTAGCACTTTCAAACTTCCTTATTTTGGGGCCAGCGAGATGGTTT is a genomic window containing:
- the Uchl1 gene encoding ubiquitin carboxyl-terminal hydrolase isozyme L1, whose protein sequence is MQLKPMEINPEMLNKVLAKLGVAGQWRFADVLGLEEETLGSVPSPACALLLLFPLTAQHENFRKKQIEELKGQEVSPKVYFMKQTIGNSCGTIGLIHAVANNQDKLEFEDGSVLKQFLSETEKMSPEDRAKCFEKNEAIQAAHDSVAQEGQCRADDKVNFHFILFNNVDGHLYELDGRMPFPVNHGASSEDALLQDAAKVCREFTEREQGEVRFSAVALCKAA